Genomic DNA from Candidatus Zixiibacteriota bacterium:
CCCAATTACAGAATCATAATGCACGTCTTGGCCGCCTTCTGGGACTATATAAGACCATTCCGAAAGAATTCCCATGCCATCAACCGAATAAGGTCAGCGGCCATCCCTAATCTATAAAAGTAGGGTTTTTCAACACTCCCCAATATATAGCAGTTACCCCGGATTTGCCGTGGGTTTTGTTCTATAGGGGCCTGCATTACGCATCCGTCCCAAACACGCCAGTTGTTTAATTAGTCTAATATTCGCTTCACTTTAATAAGCCAAAGACAAATAAGAATATCCAACATTTATCATTCTGTCAAGGAAATTTGGCGGAATCGCAAGAGTTCGTCTGGGGTTCCGCCATACCAGACTACGCGGCTAAGCGCTAATAGTATAATGTGTTAGCCTGAATACTTTAGAACTTCGCCCAGCGCGGCACACGCGGGAACGGCAAAATTCTTCGTTGCGTCGGGTCCTAGTTTCCGCGTCAGCGGAAGCGAGACCTGACGCTTTCCGCGAGTATGGGGAAAGCCGTCAGGTCACCATTCCCCCGTTTTCCACGGGGGAACTCAGGACCTGACGGAACAGAAACTGGATTCCGGGTCAAAGCCCGGAATGACAAAAGGGGGCGCTTGCGTGAAAGCCTTAGAACTTCGCCCAGCGCGGCACCCGCGGGAATGGCAAAATGTCCCGGATATTCGCAATGCCGGTGATATACATCAGCGTTCGCTCAAACCCCAGCCCGAACCCCGCATGCGGCGCCGTGCCGTACTTGCGCAGGTCAAAATACCAGGAATACGGCTCCGGATTGATATGTTTCGCTTCCATATTCGCTTTAAGCACGTCATACCGCTCCTCACGTTGCGAGCCGCCGATTATCTCGCCGATTTTCGGCACCAGAACATCCATCGCCCGCACCGTCCTGTCATCATCATTGACCCGCATGTAGAACGCCTTGATATCTTTGGGATAATCATAGACAATGACCGGCTTCTTAAAAGTCTTCTCGGTCAGGTACCGCTCATGCTCCGATTGAAGGTCGATCCCCCATTTCACCGGGAACTCAAACTTCTCGCCCGACTTTTCCAGAATCTTGATCGCCTCGGTATAGGGCAGGCGCTCGAACTCGGATTTAATCACATGCTCCAGCGTCTCGGGAATGGTCTTATCGATCCACTGGCCAAAAAAGGCCATCTCATCGGCACACTGCTCCAGCGCATACCGGAACAGGTACTTGAGAAAATCGACCGCCACTTCCATGTCATCCTCAAGCTCGCAAAACGCCATCTCCGGTTCGATCATCCAGAACTCCGAGGCATGGCGCGAGGTGTTGGAGTTTTCGGCGCGGAAAGTCGGCCCGAAAGTGTAAACATCCCCCAGCGCCATCGCCGCGATTTCCGCCTCCAGTTGCCCGGAGACCGCCAGAAAAGCCTCGGTCCCGAAAAAATCCTCGTTGAAATCGATCTTCCCATCCTTGACCGGCGCCTTGTTCAACTGCAGAGTAGTGACCCGGAACATATCGCCCGCCCCCTCGGCATCCGAGGCGCTGATTATCGGCGTATGGATATAGTAAAATCCCCGTTCCTGGTAATATTTATGAATGGCATACGAAATCTTGGAGCGAATCCGGTTTACCGCCCCGAAAGTGTTGGTGCGCGGGCGAAGGTGGGCGATTTCGCGCAGATACTCAAAAGTATGCCGTTTTTTCTGAAGCGGGAAAGTCTGGTCCGCCTCGCCGATCAGGTCCAACTCCGAAACCGCCAGCTCATATTTCTGCCCCTGCGCCGGAGATTCGATAAGTCTCCCCGCGACTCTTACCGCCGCGCCGGTAAGAATCTTTTTGATGACCGGGAAATTTTCCTGGCTCTGGACTACCGCCTGAAGGTTCCCGACACAGGAGCCGTCGTTTATCTCAATAAAAACGACCTCCTTGGAAACCCGGATAGTTCTTACCCATCCCAGGATGATAATTTCCTGATTGAGACTGACTTTATCCTCAAGAAGGATTTTCGAAACTCTGGTTCGTTTAAAATAATCCATCAAAAACCTCCGACCATGAGAAATCAGCCGCAGACAACCGTAGCCTGTCGGCTTTCGGCTAATATTACAGCTTCACTGCTCTTAAATCAAGTCAAATTCGGGCTCCCGGACGCCCAAAAAGAGACAAAATGGCTACACATATAAATTTTTTGATATTTTGGAAACATTTTCTGGAAACCAAAGTATAAACAATTAGAGATATGAAAAGACGCCGATAAAGTTGACGATACAAAGGCTTCCCAACCTATTACCTGCACGGCGCCCCGTTTCACAACGGGGCGTTTTGCATTATGGGAGATTTCTAATCCTGGGCTTCCTCGACCAACGTTTTATAACGGTCGATCAAATCATCGAGTGATTCTTTCGATTCCGATTCGGCCTGAATCGAAAAAGCGGCGGTAATATTATCGGGCGTGACCAGCACCCAGCCGCCCGGCTCGAAAATCCTGATACCATCGATCAACTGGCGGCTCTTGTTGTCGGTGTTGGTGATAAGCCGTCGCATAACCTGACCCTTCTTGGCCCAGGGGCAGGGAACTTTTATCTCGCGCCGGATATATTTCTCGAAATCGCCGCGCATCTCGCCCAAACGAGTTTTTTCTTTGGCCATCATCTCGATAATCGAGGCAATCGCCAGAATAGCATCAGAGCCCATCTGGAATCCGGGGAAAATGAATCCGCCCAGCGTTCCGCCGACAAAATCGACCCCGCCTGCCTGATATGCTTCCATCATCGCCAGATGGGTATTCCGTACCCGGAGAACCTCCACGCCATAATTGGCGGCGATTTCCTCCACCCCCATCGAGGCCGAAACCGGCACCGCGATTCTTCGCGAGGGATGTGAGCGGAGGAAAAGATCGGTCACCAATAGCAGGAGCAATTGGCTATCGACCAAATTTCCATTTTCGTCAACCACCGTGATTTTCTCGGCGGCCGGATTGATATGGAAGCCGACATCAGCGTGAAGCGAGCGGACAATCGAGGAGAGCTGAACGATCGATTCGGCCATCTCATCAGGATGACGCGAGAACAAGCGGGGATCGAGATAGGCATTGAGAGCGATGATATTTATTCCCAACTGAGAAAAGATAGTCGGGAAAACCAGGCTGGCGCCGCCGTTGCCGTAATCGATGACAACCTTAAATCCGGCCTTATGGATAATATCGGGATTGATAGCCGCGATGAAGTCGGTGCGGTAATTTTCGAGAACGCCCTGTGGATTATCGAGATGGCCGATTTCATCAAGGCTGGCACGGCGGAAATCCTCACCGGAATAAAGCCGTTCCACTTTCTTCAGCTTGGCGGTCGGCATATCGAGGCTGTCGCCGTTGAAAAAGATAATATCTATCAGATGGTAATCATCAGGATTGTGGCGGACATATACGCCCGCTCCATAGGATCCGGTGCGAAGGGCGTAACGAACCACCGGAATAGGCATCATCTCCAGGTCATCGACATCCACTCCGGCGGCCAGGAATCCGCTGATAAGCCCGCGTTTCAGTAGGCGCGAGACATCGGAGGCATCGCGACTGGTGACCACGGTTTTTCCGGAGCCGAGAAAGGCGCCAAAGGCGGCTCCCAGTTTGACCGTCATCTCCGGGGTCAGTTCAGTCAGGGCCAGACCGGTGACCTTGGACTGGGTGAAAAGCTCGCGGTTCCATTTTTCGCCCCACACCAGCGAAGTCGAAAGGATTGCCCCTTCATCGACCGATTTTCCGGGCCAGACTTTGCAGTTGGCCTTGATCGTTGCCCCGGGGCCGATAATACAATCGTCGGAAACAATAACATTATCGAGAAGCACGACATTCTCGCCGATCCGCGAACGGGAACAGACAATCGCCCGCTCGACTTTCGATGCCCCGCCAAGCCAGACATCAGACCAGAGAATCGAATTATTGATTTCACTTTTTTCACCGACCTTAGTGCGAGGGCCGATAACCGAATCGCTCAGTTCCACATCATCGGCAATGGCGGCGTTGCTCCCGATAATGGCCGTGCCGTTCACTTTCAATCCTTGGCCCAGATGCACATTCTTTCCATGGTAGACGGTTCCCTCGCCAACCTTGATTCTTTCCATTCCCAGGTCGAGATTGACTTTTCCGGCCAGAAGGTCGTCATGGGCGCGGGCATATTCATCGATGTTACCGACATCTTTCCAGTACCCCTCGGTAATCATCCCGTATAATCCCATTTTCTTGGAGAGCATCAGGGGAAAGAGGTTCTGAGAAAAATCAAAATTGGTCTTGGGGGGAATCAGTCGAACCGTGTGCGGCTCGAGAATATAAATGCCGGTGTTGATAGTATCCGAGAACATTTCGCCCCAGGAGGGTTTTTCCAGGAAACGAACAATGCGGCCGTCATCATCAACAATAACAATTCCATAAGCGAGCGGATTTTCGGCCCGGGTGAGCAGGATAGTTGCCTCGGATTTCCTTTTGTGATGCCATTCCACGGCGGCGCCAAGATTGAAATCGGTCAAAAGATCACCCGAGATCACCAGCACCGTCTCATCGATAAAGCTATCGGCAAAGCGGACCGCCCCGGCGGTGCCGTAATCATCGGTAGGCTGAAGATACTCCATCTTCACCCCGAACTTGCGCCCATCCTTGAAGTAATTTTTGATTTCATCGGCCTGGAAAAAGAGAAGGGAGATCAAGTCATCAAATCCATTCCTTTTGAGGAGGTTGACGACATGTTCCATCATGGGGATATTCCCAATTGGAACCATCGGCTTGGGGATGTTTATAGTCAACGGACGAAGCCTGGTTCCAAACCCCCCGGCCATGATTATTGCCTTCATAGTTTATCTCCAGTGTTATTTATGCTCTGTGATGTTCCGGTGACACGACCGGTGCTCTTTAACCAGTCCAATATATCGAAAAAGTTTCCATATTCAACAGCTGTTAAACCATTTAATCGGCAAAAATCAAGGAGATCTCCACGGGCAAAGATTATATCGGCTCGTGGGACAGCACAAATATCAGAAAGACCGTCGCCGATAAAGACCACTTCATATTTGTCCGGTTCCCGGCCGACTATCTCGGCGATTCTGGTTCCTTTGCAGCTTCCGCACCGGGGACAGCCGTCATTCTCAAAAGGAAATTCGATAACCAGGCCACCATCCCGAAGAATCCCCCGGTTGGCGTAAAAAGGGATACCTTCGAGGTCGTATTTCTTCAGGATAAATTTGATATAAAGATCCAGACCGTCGGAGAGAATAGAAAAGGGGATATTTTGTCCTCTTATCAGTCGATAGAATTCTATGGCCCCGGAGGCCAGTTCGAAACTATCCAGGAAAGGGAATAACTCTTCCGGGGAGACTCTGGTAATTGCGGCCTCTCTCTGAAGGCATTCCCGGGAGGTAATCCGCCCTTTCTTCCAATCTTCCACCAACCGGCGGTTTGCTCCACCGGAAAAATGGGTGAAGATCCGGTTACCGACATCTTTGGCGGTGAATGTGCCGTCGAAATCCGAAAATATTATCAATCTCGAATTTTCCATTTAAGGCAATATTTTCCACAGTATGGTCAGGATAATAATCGCAATAACAATATACGAAAGTATTTGATAAAGGCGACTATGCCCTTTTCTGAAATATTCGCTCATCCAGATAAGCCGGGCCGGGGCGGATAAAATCAGGGTCATGATACTGATATTATAAAAGACGGTGCCGGCATCCCGGTCAAAGATATCGGCTGCAATGGCGGCGGCAAAGACGAATATTATCAGAATAACCAACGCTCTCTGCAGCTTCAAGAGCCCGGATATATTCTCTTGGCGGGTCATCTTACGCAATCCCCTGCAGGAACATTTTTATCGCCAGATATATCAGAAGGAGCGAGAAAACCGCCTTGATGACATTTGATTTGGCTCTTGTCCCCAGCCAGCTTCCCAGCCATCCGCCGGCGATTGTTCCCAGCATAATCTGCCCGGCAGATTCGACGTTCAGGATCCCCTGCACGAAATAGACGACCGAGCCGGTTGTGGCAATGATGCCGATAGTGAAAGCGGAGCTGCCCCGGGCAATGTTCATCGGGTAGTTGAAAATCAGATATGCGGCCGGAATGATAAGAACCCCGCCGCCGATACCCAGAATGCTTGATAGAATGCCGGCCAGAAGAGCAATCAGGCCGACCGCCCAGATATTCGGTTCATGACCCGATTTTCTCTCGAGGACGGCGCTATCCTTCTTTTTCAGGATGGAATAAGTGGTATAAGCCAGCATCAGAGAAAAGGCAACTTGAAGGTAATTTCCCGGAACATATTTCCCGAGAATGCTTCCGGCCACGGCCCCGACTGAGGCGAATATTGAAAGAAGGATCACTAACCGCAGATCAACCATATCTTTCCGAAGATATTCGGTTGAGGAGACCAGCGAATTAGCCATGATGGTGGCCAGCGAAAGGGCCACTGCCTGGTGCATCGGCAGCGAAATAACCAGCGAGAGAAAGGGGACCAGAATTACGCCGCCGCCCAGCCCCAAGAACCCGCCGACCAGACCGGCAAAAAAAGCGCCCGAAATAAGCAGCAGTTCGGTCATCTTGCGATTGCCCGGGCAAAAAGCGATTCGGCCAAATGAATATCCGGACGATAGGGAAGAATTGCCTCGCGATAAGCGGCCCCGGTACCATATTTCGCTTCCAGGGCTATCTGATACAACCGCCTTGTGACATATTCCCGATAACGTTCAAATTGGGCGCTGTCATCCTCACGGGCAATCTGCAGAATACTCTCGATCGAAGCGATTGTTTCCCTGCTGCACCCTTCAAGAAAGGCATTTTCCTCGGCGGAATTAATAACCCTGGTCAGGTTGGATTCAAAGCGAAAACCATTTTTCCGGGAAAAAGCGACAAAATCATCATAGTAAGCCGTCGAAACGACAACTGCGCCGGTATCGGGGACAATCCGATCGCGGTTGGCAAAGGCATAATCGCGCAGGAGAATGGAGTTCTCCAGTCGCAGGGGGAACGGCTCATCTTCAATCCACTTGATATAATAATCCGGCGGGATTCCAGCGGCGCTGTCTTTGATTTCGGCTTGGGGGTCGTTGAGGAAGATTTCCCCTTCAAAATAATATCGGGCGGTAGTGAGACGCAGCCCGGAGCCATCGCCAAAATAATCAAACTCCTGCACCAATCCTTTTCCGAAGGTGGTATCGCCGATCAGGACAGCGCGCCCGGCATATTTCAGGGCTCCGGCCAGAATTTCCGAGGCTGAGGCCGACCCGCGGTCTATTATAATCGCTATCGGCAGGCCGTCGGTGATATCCTTATCAGTTGAAGAATAGGCAGCATGATGCCAGCGGGAACGCCCCTTCAGGCCGACAATAAGGCGGTCCTTTTCCAGAAAGAGATTGGCCACCTGATAGGCCTCGCCCAGTAATCCTCCGGGGTTGCCGCGGAGATCCAGAATCAGGCCGTGCACTGTATCGGTATTTTTAATATATAGAGAGTCGAGCGCGGCGCGAACATCCTCACTGGTGCCGGACTCGAAATCGAGCAGCCGAATATAAAGGCTTTTGTTTTGAGTGATTCCGGCATAGGCCACATGTACCAATCGTAATCTCTCACGAACCAGATGGAAAGTGAGTGTGTCGGTCAGATTATTGCGCGCCACAACCACCTCTACTTTGCTTCCCTCGGGTCCCCGAAGAAGATAAGTGGCCTGATAGGAATTAATCCCTTTCATACTGGTGCTATCGGCCCGAATTATAACATCGCCGGTCCTAATGCCGGCCTTTCCGGCGGGGCCGTCCTCTCGCACCGACATTATCATCAGGCCATGGCTGTGGCCGACCACCATTATGCCGATACCGCCGTAACTGCCGGTGAACTCTTCCTGCACCCGATTCAGTTCCTCCGGTTCCAAATAACCGGAATAACGGTCAAGCTCCGATATCACCGAATTGCGGGCC
This window encodes:
- the asnS gene encoding asparagine--tRNA ligase, coding for MDYFKRTRVSKILLEDKVSLNQEIIILGWVRTIRVSKEVVFIEINDGSCVGNLQAVVQSQENFPVIKKILTGAAVRVAGRLIESPAQGQKYELAVSELDLIGEADQTFPLQKKRHTFEYLREIAHLRPRTNTFGAVNRIRSKISYAIHKYYQERGFYYIHTPIISASDAEGAGDMFRVTTLQLNKAPVKDGKIDFNEDFFGTEAFLAVSGQLEAEIAAMALGDVYTFGPTFRAENSNTSRHASEFWMIEPEMAFCELEDDMEVAVDFLKYLFRYALEQCADEMAFFGQWIDKTIPETLEHVIKSEFERLPYTEAIKILEKSGEKFEFPVKWGIDLQSEHERYLTEKTFKKPVIVYDYPKDIKAFYMRVNDDDRTVRAMDVLVPKIGEIIGGSQREERYDVLKANMEAKHINPEPYSWYFDLRKYGTAPHAGFGLGFERTLMYITGIANIRDILPFPRVPRWAKF
- a CDS encoding sugar phosphate nucleotidyltransferase; the encoded protein is MKAIIMAGGFGTRLRPLTINIPKPMVPIGNIPMMEHVVNLLKRNGFDDLISLLFFQADEIKNYFKDGRKFGVKMEYLQPTDDYGTAGAVRFADSFIDETVLVISGDLLTDFNLGAAVEWHHKRKSEATILLTRAENPLAYGIVIVDDDGRIVRFLEKPSWGEMFSDTINTGIYILEPHTVRLIPPKTNFDFSQNLFPLMLSKKMGLYGMITEGYWKDVGNIDEYARAHDDLLAGKVNLDLGMERIKVGEGTVYHGKNVHLGQGLKVNGTAIIGSNAAIADDVELSDSVIGPRTKVGEKSEINNSILWSDVWLGGASKVERAIVCSRSRIGENVVLLDNVIVSDDCIIGPGATIKANCKVWPGKSVDEGAILSTSLVWGEKWNRELFTQSKVTGLALTELTPEMTVKLGAAFGAFLGSGKTVVTSRDASDVSRLLKRGLISGFLAAGVDVDDLEMMPIPVVRYALRTGSYGAGVYVRHNPDDYHLIDIIFFNGDSLDMPTAKLKKVERLYSGEDFRRASLDEIGHLDNPQGVLENYRTDFIAAINPDIIHKAGFKVVIDYGNGGASLVFPTIFSQLGINIIALNAYLDPRLFSRHPDEMAESIVQLSSIVRSLHADVGFHINPAAEKITVVDENGNLVDSQLLLLLVTDLFLRSHPSRRIAVPVSASMGVEEIAANYGVEVLRVRNTHLAMMEAYQAGGVDFVGGTLGGFIFPGFQMGSDAILAIASIIEMMAKEKTRLGEMRGDFEKYIRREIKVPCPWAKKGQVMRRLITNTDNKSRQLIDGIRIFEPGGWVLVTPDNITAAFSIQAESESKESLDDLIDRYKTLVEEAQD
- a CDS encoding MtnX-like HAD-IB family phosphatase gives rise to the protein MENSRLIIFSDFDGTFTAKDVGNRIFTHFSGGANRRLVEDWKKGRITSRECLQREAAITRVSPEELFPFLDSFELASGAIEFYRLIRGQNIPFSILSDGLDLYIKFILKKYDLEGIPFYANRGILRDGGLVIEFPFENDGCPRCGSCKGTRIAEIVGREPDKYEVVFIGDGLSDICAVPRADIIFARGDLLDFCRLNGLTAVEYGNFFDILDWLKSTGRVTGTSQSINNTGDKL
- a CDS encoding sulfite exporter TauE/SafE family protein is translated as MTELLLISGAFFAGLVGGFLGLGGGVILVPFLSLVISLPMHQAVALSLATIMANSLVSSTEYLRKDMVDLRLVILLSIFASVGAVAGSILGKYVPGNYLQVAFSLMLAYTTYSILKKKDSAVLERKSGHEPNIWAVGLIALLAGILSSILGIGGGVLIIPAAYLIFNYPMNIARGSSAFTIGIIATTGSVVYFVQGILNVESAGQIMLGTIAGGWLGSWLGTRAKSNVIKAVFSLLLIYLAIKMFLQGIA
- a CDS encoding S41 family peptidase, coding for MSPEEAEYKIEAISEEVRAGSIRWALTLFFIITALLCGLVWYLLSGEELYASYRVEDTLNLIKRFYPEAYHPGKMMSLARNSVISELDRYSGYLEPEELNRVQEEFTGSYGGIGIMVVGHSHGLMIMSVREDGPAGKAGIRTGDVIIRADSTSMKGINSYQATYLLRGPEGSKVEVVVARNNLTDTLTFHLVRERLRLVHVAYAGITQNKSLYIRLLDFESGTSEDVRAALDSLYIKNTDTVHGLILDLRGNPGGLLGEAYQVANLFLEKDRLIVGLKGRSRWHHAAYSSTDKDITDGLPIAIIIDRGSASASEILAGALKYAGRAVLIGDTTFGKGLVQEFDYFGDGSGLRLTTARYYFEGEIFLNDPQAEIKDSAAGIPPDYYIKWIEDEPFPLRLENSILLRDYAFANRDRIVPDTGAVVVSTAYYDDFVAFSRKNGFRFESNLTRVINSAEENAFLEGCSRETIASIESILQIAREDDSAQFERYREYVTRRLYQIALEAKYGTGAAYREAILPYRPDIHLAESLFARAIAR